A genomic window from Treponema maltophilum ATCC 51939 includes:
- a CDS encoding glycogen/starch/alpha-glucan phosphorylase: MTFNSENFKAAVKRRLTREYSKDIADAPVHDIYDAVAASILDAVVENWMKTRSVYDENRVKKVYYFSAEFLMGRALSNNLINLRIKSDVLKTLQDMGFDYNSIEDQEPDAGLGNGGLGRLAACLLDSLATLNYPAIGYGIRYRYGMFEQRIENGFQVEYPDNWLKYRDPWEVKRSDLATEVLFGGNVCVRREADGRDYFFLENAERITATPYDTPIIGYNTKTVNTLRLWEASSPNGFDLQLFNDMHYKRAVEKQNAAEDISRVLYPNDSGPSGKALRLKQQYFFCSASLQDMLRSYVGAYGEDFTDFADYHVIQLNDTHPVVAIPELMRLLMDEHRLGWDEAWQIVTKTFAYTNHTILAEALEKWPIDIFQGLLPRVYQIVEEINRRFLADLRGRFPDDYDKQNRMSIIRNGTIYMAWLAIHTCFSVNGVAALHSEILRTKELKDWADLYPAKFNNKTNGITQRRWLLNANPRLAAFVTKYAGSGWETDLSVLKNLEKHADDPAVLRELSEIKQKNKEDLAAWLKATQNEFLDPQSIFDVQIKRLHEYKRQLLNVLHIIYLYNRILNESDFNPPARTFIFGAKAASGYRRAKAIIKLINAVAERINNDRSVRGKIRVVFAENYRVSAAEKIFPAADVSEQISTAGKEASGTGNMKFMLNGALTLGTLDGANIEIAEEAGAENVFIFGLKAEEIYVSEKEHAYNPQKYLQQNPRLAQALNQLVDGTFDSSRQLFRELYDSLVYGVEGQRPDVYYVLADFDSYCAAQEKVAALYENRELWAKKVLLNIARCGKFSSDRTIEDYVRDIWKIKAVKI, translated from the coding sequence ATGACTTTTAACAGCGAAAATTTTAAAGCGGCCGTGAAGCGGCGCCTTACGAGGGAATACAGCAAAGACATTGCCGATGCCCCCGTTCACGACATATACGATGCGGTCGCCGCCTCAATACTCGACGCAGTCGTCGAAAATTGGATGAAAACCCGCAGCGTCTACGATGAAAACCGGGTAAAAAAAGTATACTATTTTTCGGCGGAATTCCTTATGGGGCGGGCTTTAAGCAACAACCTCATCAACCTTCGTATAAAAAGCGACGTTTTAAAAACCCTGCAGGACATGGGTTTCGACTACAACAGCATAGAAGATCAGGAGCCGGACGCCGGCTTGGGCAACGGCGGTTTGGGACGCTTGGCCGCCTGTCTTTTGGATTCGCTTGCAACGCTGAATTATCCCGCAATCGGCTACGGCATACGCTACCGGTACGGCATGTTCGAACAGCGCATAGAAAACGGCTTTCAAGTCGAATATCCGGACAATTGGCTTAAATACCGTGACCCGTGGGAAGTAAAGCGCAGCGATTTGGCGACGGAAGTTTTGTTCGGCGGGAACGTATGCGTTCGCCGCGAAGCCGACGGCCGCGATTATTTCTTTTTGGAAAACGCCGAGCGCATAACCGCCACGCCATACGACACGCCGATTATCGGCTACAACACAAAAACCGTAAACACCCTGCGTTTATGGGAAGCCTCTTCTCCGAACGGTTTCGACTTACAGCTTTTTAACGACATGCACTACAAGCGCGCCGTCGAAAAACAAAACGCGGCCGAAGACATATCGCGCGTATTGTACCCCAACGACAGCGGCCCGTCCGGAAAAGCGCTGCGCTTAAAACAGCAGTATTTCTTTTGTTCGGCAAGTTTGCAGGACATGCTGCGTTCATACGTCGGCGCGTACGGCGAAGATTTTACCGATTTTGCCGATTATCACGTCATTCAATTGAACGACACGCATCCGGTCGTCGCGATTCCGGAACTCATGCGATTGCTTATGGACGAGCACCGGCTCGGCTGGGACGAAGCGTGGCAAATCGTCACAAAAACCTTCGCGTATACGAATCACACGATTCTTGCAGAAGCGCTCGAAAAATGGCCTATCGATATTTTCCAAGGTTTATTGCCGCGTGTGTATCAAATAGTGGAAGAAATAAACCGGCGTTTTCTCGCGGACTTGCGCGGACGCTTCCCCGACGATTACGATAAACAAAACCGCATGAGCATTATCCGGAACGGAACGATTTACATGGCATGGCTAGCGATTCATACCTGCTTCAGTGTAAACGGAGTTGCCGCTCTTCACTCCGAAATTTTACGGACAAAAGAATTAAAAGATTGGGCGGATTTGTATCCCGCCAAATTCAACAATAAAACGAACGGCATTACGCAGCGCCGCTGGCTTTTGAACGCGAACCCGCGCCTTGCCGCCTTTGTAACAAAATATGCGGGAAGCGGCTGGGAAACCGATTTGTCGGTTTTAAAAAATCTGGAAAAACATGCCGACGACCCTGCCGTTTTGCGCGAACTTTCGGAAATCAAGCAAAAAAACAAAGAAGATTTGGCCGCATGGCTCAAAGCCACGCAAAACGAATTTTTGGATCCGCAATCTATTTTCGACGTACAGATAAAACGGCTGCACGAATACAAGCGCCAGCTTTTAAACGTTTTGCACATCATCTATTTGTACAACAGAATTCTCAACGAAAGCGACTTTAACCCGCCCGCCCGAACCTTTATCTTCGGCGCAAAAGCGGCATCGGGTTATCGACGCGCAAAAGCGATTATCAAGCTTATAAATGCCGTTGCCGAACGTATCAATAACGACCGCAGCGTGCGCGGAAAAATCCGCGTCGTGTTTGCGGAAAACTACCGCGTAAGTGCCGCCGAAAAAATTTTCCCCGCCGCCGACGTTTCCGAGCAAATTTCCACCGCGGGGAAAGAGGCATCGGGTACGGGCAATATGAAGTTTATGCTTAACGGCGCTTTAACGCTGGGTACGCTCGACGGCGCAAATATCGAAATCGCCGAAGAAGCCGGCGCGGAAAACGTTTTTATCTTCGGCTTAAAAGCCGAAGAAATTTACGTGTCGGAAAAAGAGCACGCCTACAATCCGCAAAAATACCTGCAGCAAAATCCGCGCCTCGCTCAAGCTTTAAATCAGCTGGTGGACGGCACCTTCGATTCTTCGCGGCAATTGTTCAGGGAACTCTACGATTCGCTTGTCTACGGCGTCGAAGGACAGCGCCCCGACGTATATTACGTGCTTGCCGACTTCGATTCGTACTGCGCCGCTCAGGAAAAAGTCGCCGCCCTGTACGAAAACCGCGAACTTTGGGCAAAAAAAGTTTTGCTGAACATTGCCCGCTGCGGCAAATTTTCGTCCGACCGCACAATCGAAGATTACGTGCGCGATATATGGAAAATAAAAGCCGTAAAAATTTAA